Proteins encoded together in one Lathyrus oleraceus cultivar Zhongwan6 chromosome 5, CAAS_Psat_ZW6_1.0, whole genome shotgun sequence window:
- the LOC127084757 gene encoding cytochrome P450 71D9, giving the protein MALLVLYSAYLFSFILLVLIAQKIRKKKNYSTYKLPRGPRKLPIIGNIHNLLSSQPHRKLRDLADKYGPVMHLQLGEVSTIVISSPECAKEVMKTHDLNFASRPHLLASEIMSYNSTNIAFAPYGSYWRQLRKICTSELLSPKQVNSLQPIREEVLSDLVKWIASQNGSPINLTEAVISSIYSLVSKSAFGNKCKDQEKFISVVKESIKVSAGFDLGDLFPSAKWIQRVTGLRPKLESYQRQTDQIFENIINEHKGETYSKARDDQGDPEEEDLVDVLLKYEDGSNKDFSLTKDNIKAIIMDVFGAGSETSTTTIDWAMIELVRDPRIMKKAQAEVREVFKTKGRVDENYINELDYLKSIVKETLRLHPPAPLLLPRECGQACEINGFHIPIKTKVIINAWAIARDPNYWTEPERFYPERFIDSTIDHKGSNFEYIPFGSGRRICPGITFGLRNIELALAMLLYHFDWKLPSGTKSEELDMTEQFGVTVRRKDDLLLLPFVYHPLNVT; this is encoded by the exons ATGGCTCTACTAGTCCTCTACTCTGCATATCTTTTCTCCTTTATTCTCTTAGTCCTTATAGCGCAAAAGATAAGAAAGAAGAAAAACTACTCAACTTATAAGTTACCACGAGGACCTAGAAAGCTCCCGATTATAGGAAATATACACAATCTGTTAAGCTCTCAACCCCATCGGAAATTAAGAGACTTGGCCGACAAGTATGGACCTGTGATGCATCTTCAACTTGGAGAGGTTTCTACTATTGTCATTTCATCGCCCGAATGTGCCAAAGAGGTGATGAAAACCCATGATCTTAACTTTGCGTCAAGGCCTCATCTCCTAGCTTCAGAAATAATGTCTTACAATTCCACAAATATAGCTTTTGCTCCTTATGGTAGTTATTGGAGACAGTTACGAAAAATATGCACGTCAGAGCTTTTAAGCCCGAAACAGGTAAACTCGTTGCAACCGATTAGAGAAGAGGTGCTTTCCGATCTTGTCAAATGGATTGCTTCACAGAATGGATCGCCAATCAACCTCACCGAAGCTGTGATTTCTTCAATATACAGTCTTGTTTCGAAGTCTGCGTTTGGAAATAAATGCAAAGACCAAGAAAAATTTATATCAGTGGTGAAAGAATCTATAAAGGTTTCGGCGGGTTTTGATCTGGGAGATTTGTTTCCTTCTGCTAAATGGATACAACGTGTTACTGGTTTGAGGCCTAAGCTTGAGAGCTATCAGCGGCAAACCGATCAGATATTTGAAAACATTATCAATGAGCATAAAGGGGAAACTTACTCAAAAGCCAGAGATGATCAAGGTGATCCGGAAGAAGAAGATCTCGTAGACGTTCTCTTAAAATATGAGGATGGTAGCAACAAGGATTTCTCCTTAACAAAAGACAATATCAAAGCAATAATCATG GACGTTTTTGGGGCTGGAAGTGAGACATCAACAACCACCATAGATTGGGCCATGATAGAATTAGTAAGGGATCCAAGAATAATGAAGAAAGCACAAGCTGAGGTGAGAGAGGTTTTCAAAACGAAAGGAAGGGTTGACGAAAATTACATCAACGAACTCGATTATTTGAAATCAATTGTCAAAGAAACATTAAGGCTACATCCTCCAGCACCTCTTTTGCTACCAAGAGAATGTGGTCAAGCATGTGAGATAAACGGCTTTCACATACCGATCAAGACTAAGGTGATAATCAATGCTTGGGCTATTGCGAGAGATCCAAACTACTGGACTGAACCAGAGAGGTTTTATCCGGAGAGATTCATTGACAGTACTATTGACCATAAAGGGAGTAATTTTGAGTACATTCCTTTTGGTTCTGGAAGAAGAATATGCCCAGGGATCACATTTGGTTTGAGAAATATTGAACTAGCCCTTGCAATGTTGTTGTATCATTTTGACTGGAAGCTTCCCAGTGGAACCAAAAGTGAAGAACTGGACATGACTGAGCAATTTGGAGTCACTGTGAGAAGAAAAGATGATCTTTTATTGTTGCCTTTTGTTTATCATCCTTTGAATGTCACATGA
- the LOC127084758 gene encoding cytochrome P450 71D9, with amino-acid sequence MALLFLYSAYLFSFVLLTFMVQKMRNKKGYSIYNIPPGPRKLPVIGNIYNLLSSQPHRKLRDLAKIYGPVMHLQLGEVSTIVISSPVCAKEVMKTHDINFASRPCLLASEIMSYNSTNIAFAPYGSYWRELRKICTLELLSLKRVNSYQSIREDVLSNLVKWIASQDGSPINLTEAVISSIYTIVSRAAFGNKCKDQEEFISVVKELIKVAAGFDLGDLFPSAKWLQHVTGLRPKLERYHRQTDQIFENIINEHKGEKYTKAKDEQGEVEEDLVDVLLKYEDYSNKDFSLTKNNIKAIILDVFGAGGETSASTIDWAMAEMIRDPRIMKKAQDEVREVFKMKGRVDENCLNELNYLKSVVKETLRLHPPAPLLLPRECGQACEINGFHIPIKSKVIINAWTIARDPNYWTEPERFYPERFIDRTIDYKGSNFEYIPFGAGRRICPGSTFGLRNIDLTLAMLLYHFDWKLPIGIKSEELDMTEQFGITVRRKDDLLLFPFVYHPLNVK; translated from the exons ATGGCTCTATTATTCCTCTACTCTGCATATCTTTTCTCCTTTGTCCTCTTAACCTTTATGGTTCAAAAGATGAGAAACAAGAAAGGTTATTCAATTTATAACATACCACCAGGACCTAGAAAGCTACCTGTTATAGGAAATATATATAATCTGTTAAGCTCTCAACCCCATCGGAAATTAAGAGATTTGGCCAAAATATATGGACCTGTGATGCATCTTCAACTTGGAGAGGTTTCGACTATTGTGATTTCATCGCCCGTATGTGCCAAAGAGGTAATGAAAACCCATGATATTAACTTTGCGTCAAGGCCTTGTCTCCTAGCTTCAGAAATAATGTCTTACAATTCCACAAATATAGCTTTTGCTCCGTATGGTAGTTATTGGAGAGAATTACGAAAAATATGCACATTGGAACTTTTAAGCCTAAAAAGAGTAAATTCGTACCAATCAATTAGAGAAGATGTGCTTTCCAACCTTGTCAAATGGATTGCTTCGCAGGATGGTTCGCCAATCAATTTAACTGAAGCTGTAATTTCTTCAATATACACTATTGTTTCGAGGGCCGCCTTTGGCAATAAATGCAAAGACCAAGAAGAATTTATATCAGTGGTAAAAGAATTGATAAAGGTTGCAGCAGGTTTTGACCTGGGAGATTTGTTTCCTTCTGCTAAATGGCTTCAACATGTTACTGGGTTGAGGCCTAAGCTTGAGAGGTATCATCGACAAACTGATCAGATATTTGAAAACATTATCAATGAGCATAAAGGAGAAAAGTACACAAAAGCCAAAGATGAACAAGGTGAAGTAGAAGAAGATCTGGTAGACGTTCTCTTAAAATATGAGGATTATAGCAACAAGGATTTTTCCTTAACAAAAAACAACATCAAGGCTATAATCCTT GACGTTTTCGGTGCTGGAGGCGAGACATCTGCAAGCACCATAGATTGGGCAATGGCAGAAATGATAAGGGATCCAAGAATAATGAAGAAAGCACAAGATGAGGTGAGAGAGGTCTTCAAAATGAAAGGTAGGGTTGATGAAAATTGCCTCAATGAACTAAATTATTTGAAATCAGTAGTCAAGGAAACATTAAGGCTACACCCTCCAGCACCTCTTTTGCTACCAAGAGAATGTGGTCAAGCATGTGAGATAAACGGCTTTCACATACCGATAAAGAGTAAGGTTATTATCAATGCTTGGACAATTGCAAGAGATCCAAACTACTGGACTGAGCCAGAGAGGTTTTATCCAGAGAGATTCATTGACAGAACTATTGACTATAAAGGTAGTAATTTTGAGTACATTCCTTTTGGTGCTGGAAGAAGAATATGCCCAGGGAGCACATTTGGTTTGAGAAATATTGACCTTACCCTTGCAATGTTGTTGTATCATTTTGACTGGAAGCTACCAATTGGAATCAAAAGTGAAGAACTAGACATGACAGAGCAATTCGGAATTACAGTGAGAAGAAAAGATGATCTTTTACTGTTCCCTTTTGTTTATCATCCTTTGAATGTTAAGTGA